From the Lathyrus oleraceus cultivar Zhongwan6 chromosome 3, CAAS_Psat_ZW6_1.0, whole genome shotgun sequence genome, the window atgTTTATCTAAATATATTTTATACCGTATCAAATAAATTTATCCGTTTAGGCGCACATGTATCTAATTGGTAAAAATTTAGATAAAATTGTAAAATATCAACTAATTTCTTTTAATATGTGTGAAAGAAGTTgttaaaataattaataatttaaaacAAAAACAATATTAATTATTATCATTTTAAAACAAAACCTTAAAAAGAAATATAGAAAAACAATACTCTAACAAGTAGATGTTACGATGTGTATGTATAACATGATCTGTCTCCTTCATACTCCTAGATTCCATGTTCTTCGCTTTCCCTTTTATTCCAACCTCATAATCATTAACTTCACCAACTCATAACATTTATCTTTTTAACAAATTAACAGAAAAACAAACACACACTGTCATGacataacaacaacaataaaacaACAATAAAAAACCAATATTTAACATACATTACACACTTTCTCTTCTACCTatcttttctctctctttttctttttccttcCCAAAACATGGTTTCACCTTCACCTTCATGTTCCATTCTCTTTTTTCTCATTTCAATACTTCTAACAACGGTTTCATCTCTCAAATGTTCAACTCAGAAACTAACCGAAACAAAACTCTACCCGCACTGCCTCGACCTCCCCGTACTCAACTCCTACCTTCACTACACCCACGACCCGACAAACTCCACCCTCTCGGTGGTTTTCATCGCGTCCCCGCCGAGCCTAGCCGGTTGGGTTTCATGGGGAATAAACCCAACCGGGGTAGGAATGGCGGGGGCACAAGTGATCGTAGCGTTTAAGAATAACACCGCGATGGGGATGAAAACGTTGGACCTTAAATCTTATAAAGTTATTATACCTGGGAAGCTGTCGTTTGATGTTTGGGATATGAAAGCGGAGGAAGATGGTGACGGTTTTATGAAGATTTTTGCGACGGTTAAGGTTCCGGTTAATGTTGGCGTCGTTAATCATGTTTGGCAAGTGGGGCCCGCCGCAGTGGCAGGAATGGTGGGTCCGCATGAGTTTAATCCACCGAATTTGAATTCTAAAGGAAGGCTTAGCTTGAATGGATCAGAGCTTTCTGATGTTCCTGTGGATTTTGCCACCAAAAAGAAATATGTAAgttttttgctttttattttttcttctaAATATTTTGTTCTTGTGTTACTTTTAGAAAATGGgtgatatatatatttttttaaatgggtgttttttttttcttttctagTTTTAATTAAGAGTTCGGGGTTTAgtttaattttaatattattattattattattattattattattattattatgaaaTTTGTGctattttttataaaattattgattattttttcttggaaaataTAATTCATGTTTTGGAGTTGTAGAAAAGTGGATATTTTTAAATGATTCTTGTGGTTTAAGATTCTTGGTGTTGTACAATAATTTATCTCAGTCAAAATTTAAATTGGGGTTCATCAACAATTTGTCTTTAACAAGCAACAGCATATGTTTTGTAATATGATGAGTgttttttggattgatttttgttttttttgACATTTTGTTAATGAGTGATTGTGTTGAATGATAACAGATTCATGGAGTACTAAACACAGTGAGTTGGGGTATTTTGTTTCCCTTTGGAGTAATCATGGCAAGATATGTGAAAACATTCCCATCCGCTGATCCAGCTTGGTTCTATCTTCATGTTGGTTGTCAATTATCTGCTTATGTTCTTGGACTTGCTGGTTGGGCATCTGGCATGAAACTTGGAAGTGAATCAGAAGGGATTACTTTCAGTTTTCATCGTAATGTCGGAATTACCCTCTTCTGTCTTGCAACTATACAGGTAACAATAAACAACATTCTCTAATTCATATACTCTTATAATTGAATTCTATTTATCCGCAATTTAATTGTAATAAATATTGAATCATATGCAGTATTGGTCACATGCATAGAAAAAACTCTAGTAACATTTTCTGTTTTTTTCTTTCAGGTATTTGCATTGTTCTTGAGGCCAAATAAGGATCACAAATACAGATTTTACTGGAACATCTATCACCATAGTTTCGGATACACAATAATCATCCTCGGAATTCTCAACATATTCAGAGGCTTTGAGATCCTAAGCCCTGACCACAAATGGAAATCATCTTACATTACAGTGATAATTGCATTGGCTGTAATTGCCTTAGTGTTGGAAGCTATCACATGGAGTGTTGTGATGAAAAAAAAGTGTAAAAACAACAATAAAACATATGATGGACACAACAACAATGGACAAACAAGGGACCAACACCTCAGTGTTTGAATCTTTTGACTAGATTTAGGTTTGCTCTTCTCTGGTTTTCAGTGTTCTGTTTGGATATTTTTAGCTGCTTccccttttttttcttttctttttgctAGATATTATATGTTATCTGTATAATACTTGGCTTTGATAGTGGCTTTTAAGTTATATACTCTACTGGTTTTGATATTTTTATATTTTCTCGACAaataatttttctttttaatCTAATTTAGTGAgattggaatatatatatatatatatatatggataATAAGTTACATCGTTAACCATTTATGAATGGCAAAATTAATCATAAGAATAAGTATTTCTTTTGTCAAAGATTAAAAACTAGATATTGCAGGTTGGCTCAAATAATTCATAAACATTAGTAAAGAATAAATCATTTAGGAATATTTCACaaatttgatttaaaaaaatatttatttattgTATATATTTTTAATCAATCACACATGGAAATATTTCAAAATGACAATCTTTTAGTCATGTGATAGATATAACAACTAAAGTATCACACGAATCGAATTTCGATATAACTATTTTAATTTATTCAAATTGAactgaattaaaattattaatttaGTATATcaattcaaaatttcaaaaggtgtctaattaattaattaattaattaaaacataGTTATTCACAAGTTgtatcattatttatttattttcaaaatattgtTATTACAAATTTTTAAACTTATTCTTAGTTCTTTTGTTAATTTTCAATTTTGATTTGATTATTTTTAGTGTTTGATTCGATTTATTTATTATTTAGTTCAATTCTAAAATAATTCATGCGACGTAAATTTGATTCATTTTGATGCAATTATTTCAAGTatattttactatttttatttttacttcaTATTGGTCTATTTTACCATTTTTCATACCATAATGTCAAatttaatatataattttaattcaatattCATATTATAAAAAATTCATTGTTGAGTTAATAGCTATATTATAAATTATATCTATAAAAGTTAGTAAATGTTAGTAGTAATAATAGTACATTAGTGTTAAAGTTGCTAAAGCTAATCCTTTATAGTATGATGCTAATAATTAATTAGGCTAATCAATGACAAGTGTTAGCAATAATTTGACGTACTTTATTACGCTAAAAGTTAAATACGTGTTGCCATAAAGCCTCATATTTATAAATGTGGAGAGACACAATTGGCTTTGTCGTATATAGAGGGACCTTATTATTAGTAAATTGACAAGAAAAGTTATACTTTTACTTAACGTTAAACATTTGGCTACCAAACCATATATTTCATTGAGAACCATTTGATTTCTATAGTGCCCGTGAAGTTAGTTATGGTCCATTGCTACCAACATTGTTTTTTCGATAGGTCTTTATCCCCCACAACATAATTAATGCTTTAACTTTCCCTATTATTTATCATTGCTTTTGTTGCTTTCCTTTTAATCATGGACCATGATTCATGGCTTAGTTTTTATGAGATTCCCATGTGATATATGATCCATGCATGGACGCATCCTCATTACTACGAAATAGTCAAAGGGAAAAAATTACTCCAATAAGATGAATTTCAAGGCATGGATATCAAATAAATAACATAATAACAATAATATCAATAAATTCAAAGAAAATTTGCATACAATAGTACAAGGTTGCTTGGAAATCCAGTTACTTATTCGTTATTAAAGGAATGTGAAGTTACTTCTAATACAATTAAATATTATAAGAAATAATAACATGAATTATACAAGATACTAATTGAGTTCAATTGTAAGAAAGACTCAATTCATATCTTAAAGAACTCAGTTGTAAAAATTTATCTTGAATGAAAATTCAGAACCTTCACTCTTTGGCATAATTTTAGCTTTATACTAGGATTTTTGCTCGCATTACGGTTAGGTATAATCATTATGTGGTTCTTCATTAATCTTATACGGTATGTATGCCTAAgttaaataaaaaaaattgcaCCACAATTTGAGTTTTTCTTGGCATCTTCATTTATCCTTATTGCAAATTGTTTTTATTTCAACAGGAAGAGTAGCGTTGGGTTGAACTCGAACTTTACTATAGTTGCATGTCGATTCATAATGGTTAACATATTACCATTAAGTTTATGTCCACCATAATCTCCTAGTAGTATTTCTGGTGGAGAAATTAGAGGTGTGACTAATGGTCTTCATTTTGACTATTACCCATATAACTATAGAAATCAGATTATTTTTAGTTGTATAAATCTTTTTATATCCTTAATCAAAACTCCCTTTAAATTACAAGAGTTGTTCTTTGGATTTTTGTGTCAAAGACAAGTTTAAATAAGGGTGACCTCGAATACAAGGTTAGACATATTTTGAATAAATATAAACTAACAataaaactatatatatatatatatatatatatatatatatatatatatatataatatatatatatatatatatatatatatatatatatatatatatatatatatatatatattgttgcataaaaaaaaagaatCCACTAGTAATCAATAAAATTTGATAATCTCTAACATCGATGTCAAAAAATTGTCGGTGATTTAGAAAACACATTTGATAATTACAATTAATATTGTGATGAGAGGTGCTAAGTATCAAACATTCaatgcattatgtgtgaaagaagggattgtgcatgaggtggtgccaccctacactccacagtAGAATGGAGTCGcggaaaggaagaatagaaccattatgaatatggttagaagtatgttgaaagacAAGCATTTATCCAAAGAATTGTGGGGAGAAGCTatgtcgactgcgacatatattctgaacagatgtccgacgaagaagctagaaggaatcgcgccagaagaatgttggtctggtgtcaagcctagcttgagtcatctaagggtgtttggatctatagcacatagacatgtgccagatcagttgagaagaaaacttgatgacaagtccaatcagatgatcctgataggatatcattcgactggaggatataagttgttcgacccagtgaataagcaagtagtaatcagcagggacgtgatcatagatgagcttaaggagtgggattggactgagaatgtcaagaaagattcagtgagaatcttttgtgatgaaccagctagtgaattcgaaagagaagttcgtcaggaagaagtcagaggtgaagcaagtacaagcagacctcaaagaacaagacacatgtCTGCAAGATTTCAAGAATGTGCGATTACACcagatgatgtggtcgatgaagaaggtgagctggtacattatactttctacgcagatgtcgaacctgtcaatgcagttgaggcattgaaagattcgaagtggatgaaagtAATGGACGAAGAGttgaagtcaatcgaagtcaacaacacttggtcacttgtcgaacTGCCCTATGAtaagaaggcaatcgatgtga encodes:
- the LOC127127835 gene encoding cytochrome b561 and DOMON domain-containing protein At3g25290 is translated as MVSPSPSCSILFFLISILLTTVSSLKCSTQKLTETKLYPHCLDLPVLNSYLHYTHDPTNSTLSVVFIASPPSLAGWVSWGINPTGVGMAGAQVIVAFKNNTAMGMKTLDLKSYKVIIPGKLSFDVWDMKAEEDGDGFMKIFATVKVPVNVGVVNHVWQVGPAAVAGMVGPHEFNPPNLNSKGRLSLNGSELSDVPVDFATKKKYIHGVLNTVSWGILFPFGVIMARYVKTFPSADPAWFYLHVGCQLSAYVLGLAGWASGMKLGSESEGITFSFHRNVGITLFCLATIQVFALFLRPNKDHKYRFYWNIYHHSFGYTIIILGILNIFRGFEILSPDHKWKSSYITVIIALAVIALVLEAITWSVVMKKKCKNNNKTYDGHNNNGQTRDQHLSV